Proteins encoded by one window of Companilactobacillus ginsenosidimutans:
- a CDS encoding DUF2207 family protein: protein MIDFFMTALPFAAFGIVAGIYFWKLSGDISIYTDIGLQTANELQGFRGMLRDVQSIKVADIGDLIVWEKILPYSAAFGVSKRVIHKLQSTFGTDKIDTINQPIFNYYYVSVPDYNTSLIQTFDPSLNSSSPFYHDSLDSNTGGSGGFGGSSGGFSGGNAGGFGGGGGGGAF, encoded by the coding sequence TTGATTGATTTCTTCATGACCGCCTTACCATTTGCAGCTTTTGGAATAGTAGCTGGCATATACTTCTGGAAACTTTCTGGTGATATTTCTATTTATACTGATATTGGACTTCAGACGGCCAACGAACTCCAAGGATTTCGTGGAATGCTTCGAGATGTGCAGAGTATCAAAGTCGCGGATATTGGAGATTTAATTGTCTGGGAAAAAATTCTTCCATATTCTGCAGCCTTCGGAGTTTCTAAACGAGTTATTCATAAGCTTCAATCCACATTTGGTACTGATAAAATTGATACGATCAATCAGCCAATTTTCAATTACTACTACGTCAGCGTTCCTGACTATAATACAAGTCTCATCCAGACGTTTGACCCATCACTCAACTCAAGTAGTCCCTTCTACCATGACTCACTCGATTCCAACACTGGAGGTAGTGGTGGATTTGGTGGATCATCTGGTGGATTCTCAGGGGGAAATGCCGGAGGATTCGGTGGCGGAGGTGGTGGAGGTGCCTTTTAA
- a CDS encoding acyltransferase: protein MSQKRINYIDYLKIMAIFGVVLSHSLANTLAGKMFTAQWDWANFFLGIVSPSVGIFFMVSGALILTSPHTNDLHYLFTHRLVKIVVPFLIWAGITIAVFNRTIPGFSANIWFHKFLTIYNQFPSTAFWFMYPLIGFYLLSPMIKAFVDKASLRVVDYVILLWFITNILLPFIVQIMPSRYAIYLSYQPKFSLILLGQTFGYFLIGYRLHKTPIKRPKVKWNFILTITLLALTIGLNYLNAKKITNIPVIGYESPIAVIFTAEIFWTIKKWSVRNPLVDKFKNITPLFSSLAYGIYLSHGVIMSILETVLNVHNFVIVFVLTSIICLLLTYLVSRIPKVRYTLFGI from the coding sequence ATGAGTCAGAAACGAATCAATTATATAGATTATTTAAAAATTATGGCGATATTTGGTGTAGTGTTATCGCATTCTTTGGCGAACACTCTGGCTGGGAAAATGTTCACAGCACAATGGGACTGGGCTAACTTCTTTTTGGGAATAGTTTCACCGAGTGTCGGAATATTTTTTATGGTAAGTGGGGCGTTAATTTTAACTAGTCCGCATACCAACGATTTACACTATTTGTTTACTCATCGCTTAGTTAAAATTGTTGTTCCATTCCTAATTTGGGCAGGAATTACAATTGCTGTGTTTAACAGAACTATTCCTGGATTTTCTGCGAATATTTGGTTTCACAAATTTTTGACTATCTATAATCAGTTTCCAAGTACAGCGTTTTGGTTTATGTATCCGTTAATTGGTTTCTATTTGTTGTCACCAATGATCAAAGCCTTTGTGGATAAGGCAAGTTTGCGTGTTGTAGATTATGTAATTCTATTGTGGTTTATCACTAATATTTTATTACCGTTTATTGTACAGATCATGCCGTCACGATATGCAATTTATTTATCATATCAACCTAAATTTAGCTTAATTCTTTTGGGACAAACTTTTGGCTATTTCTTAATTGGATATCGTCTGCATAAAACACCAATTAAGAGACCGAAGGTGAAATGGAATTTTATACTAACAATAACGTTGTTAGCATTAACGATTGGATTAAATTATTTGAATGCAAAAAAAATTACGAATATTCCAGTCATCGGATATGAATCGCCGATTGCAGTGATTTTTACAGCTGAAATTTTTTGGACAATTAAAAAATGGTCGGTGAGAAACCCTCTTGTAGATAAATTCAAGAATATTACACCACTGTTTTCTTCATTGGCGTATGGAATTTATCTATCTCACGGAGTGATAATGAGTATCCTAGAAACTGTTCTAAACGTTCATAATTTTGTTATCGTATTTGTCCTCACATCTATAATATGTTTGTTGTTAACTTATTTAGTTAGCCGAATACCGAAGGTCAGGTATACACTATTTGGAATTTAA
- a CDS encoding sensor histidine kinase, with the protein MKQFLYKHFLFDKSYGLMGYFWLIALALFSVPIVIAIHDFPKWIAIVLLLIYAKFYRDSYYDDKFQIIKVLTQLCIVGIISDTAGNGTLYIFMAWQLGSMTISTKKFYWFTGLYLLITVSSLTFSLSLNNGLSIYDYLLALFFAIGSPFAARSLKNTYRRRSQLSQNNARLETVIKQAERSRIAKDLHDTLGQSFSIITLKAELAEKLMSKDQAKASQELQDIAMTSRENLNVVRQIVADLNKQTIAEAMVIEEKNLKAASIFMQSQNENISSNWPDNVQNTLAGIIKESVTNIIRYSKANLAIFSFNQSKDSYLLEIKDNGTGIQTNRDNSFGIKGMQQSVRAMGGTINLQNNNGTVINISLPKED; encoded by the coding sequence ATGAAACAGTTCTTGTACAAGCATTTTTTATTTGATAAAAGCTATGGTCTGATGGGGTATTTCTGGTTAATCGCATTAGCCCTCTTTTCTGTTCCTATCGTGATTGCCATCCATGATTTTCCCAAATGGATAGCTATAGTTTTACTATTGATTTATGCGAAATTTTATCGTGATTCGTACTATGATGATAAATTTCAAATTATTAAAGTACTAACACAACTATGTATCGTTGGCATTATTAGTGATACTGCTGGTAATGGGACACTATATATCTTTATGGCGTGGCAGCTGGGATCAATGACTATTTCAACCAAAAAATTTTATTGGTTTACTGGATTATATTTACTAATCACTGTAAGTTCTCTGACATTCTCATTATCTTTGAACAATGGACTCTCAATATATGATTATTTATTGGCATTATTTTTTGCAATTGGATCTCCATTTGCTGCACGCTCTCTAAAAAATACCTATCGAAGAAGATCTCAACTATCTCAAAATAATGCACGTTTGGAGACAGTAATTAAACAAGCAGAACGTAGCAGAATAGCCAAAGACTTACATGATACTTTAGGGCAGTCTTTCTCAATAATCACTTTAAAAGCAGAACTAGCCGAAAAATTAATGTCAAAGGATCAGGCTAAAGCTAGTCAAGAACTCCAAGATATCGCGATGACGTCCAGAGAAAATTTAAATGTGGTCAGACAAATTGTCGCAGATTTGAATAAACAAACCATTGCTGAAGCAATGGTCATCGAAGAAAAAAATTTAAAAGCTGCTAGTATTTTTATGCAGTCACAAAACGAAAATATTTCGTCCAACTGGCCAGATAACGTTCAAAATACTCTGGCAGGAATTATTAAAGAATCTGTTACCAACATTATTCGCTACAGCAAGGCAAATCTTGCAATTTTCTCATTTAATCAGTCTAAAGATTCGTACCTATTGGAAATTAAGGATAATGGTACTGGAATTCAAACTAACCGTGATAATAGTTTTGGAATTAAAGGCATGCAGCAAAGTGTCCGTGCTATGGGTGGAACTATAAATTTGCAAAACAACAATGGAACTGTGATAAATATTTCGTTACCAAAGGAAGATTAA
- a CDS encoding ABC transporter ATP-binding protein, whose translation MDAVIEVKELSKAFGKQKILDDISFSVPCGQIIALLGQNGAGKTTLINSILGLIPKDSGTVAILNHKPSQEKSQMGVMMQSDITLSRIKVSEIIKLSQSYYNNHLSYDQILDLANLYDQQDLLLKQLSGGQKRRLSFALAMAGDPSILFLDEPTNGMDPVSRQTFWKDILHLKEAGKTIFVTSHHLDELEDVIDRFLFLKDHRIIFDGTLADLRTNSSDSQIDFDSELLPELFESMTSVKSSKKVGNHYTLLTNNANQTLSELNPLLTKIENIKISQNTLENIFINMNQESKQ comes from the coding sequence ATGGATGCAGTAATTGAAGTCAAAGAATTATCAAAAGCTTTTGGTAAACAAAAAATTTTAGATGACATAAGTTTTTCAGTTCCTTGTGGGCAAATTATTGCTTTACTTGGTCAAAATGGGGCTGGCAAGACAACCTTAATCAACTCTATTTTGGGATTAATCCCAAAAGACTCCGGAACGGTTGCTATTCTTAATCACAAACCATCTCAAGAGAAAAGTCAGATGGGTGTCATGATGCAGTCAGACATTACACTCAGTCGAATTAAGGTTTCAGAAATCATCAAGTTGTCACAGAGTTACTACAACAATCATTTGAGCTATGATCAGATTCTGGATTTGGCAAATTTATATGACCAACAAGACCTGCTGCTAAAACAACTATCGGGTGGCCAAAAAAGAAGACTGTCTTTTGCCTTAGCAATGGCTGGAGATCCTAGTATTTTATTCTTAGATGAACCGACAAATGGAATGGATCCTGTCAGTCGTCAAACGTTTTGGAAAGATATTTTACATCTTAAAGAAGCTGGGAAGACTATTTTTGTTACGAGTCATCATTTGGATGAACTCGAAGATGTGATTGACAGATTCTTATTTCTAAAAGACCACAGAATTATTTTCGATGGCACCCTTGCAGACCTTCGCACCAACTCCAGCGATAGCCAAATAGATTTCGATTCTGAACTTCTGCCTGAACTATTTGAATCAATGACCAGTGTTAAGAGTTCTAAAAAAGTCGGAAATCACTATACGTTGCTCACTAACAATGCTAATCAGACACTATCGGAATTAAATCCATTGCTAACAAAAATTGAAAACATCAAAATTTCTCAAAATACACTTGAAAATATTTTCATCAATATGAATCAGGAGTCAAAACAATGA
- a CDS encoding MFS transporter: MQKEEFVIPNWRPNIYLFLSGQFFSGVTSMVVQYAIIWYLTKETGSATVLSFATLLGMLPMVLLSPLIGPFVDRSNKKILLIAPDIVAALVAVILAVVGIVNRDFPLWLIFISLLVRSIAQTFQMPTIQSIMPTMVPKDQITKINGQLGMVQSANMIIAPALGAFLYAIVPISYLILLDVLGAIVGVTIIMFVKIPEHPIFDEKINILRDVKFGLGKLKSNKGLWRIALMGTVFTLLFMPAASLYPLMTMSYFHGSVAQAGIIEAVFSAGMLGGGAIIGFFGSWQDRMKPILWSIAVMGVVFIASGFLPGNFRGYVWFAILNTVAGLSAPFFNTLLMAMIQQSYPPEILGRVLGILNSMMSISGPVGLIFAGPLADKIGVNMLFVIGGVGALLCGLYVLITPVTRNYDIELQAKLNKE; encoded by the coding sequence ATGCAAAAAGAAGAGTTTGTCATACCAAATTGGCGACCTAATATTTATCTGTTTTTATCAGGTCAATTTTTCTCAGGAGTTACCAGTATGGTCGTGCAATATGCCATAATCTGGTACTTAACTAAAGAAACTGGTTCAGCAACCGTTTTGAGTTTTGCGACATTGTTAGGGATGCTACCAATGGTTTTACTAAGTCCGTTAATTGGGCCATTTGTTGACCGATCAAATAAGAAAATATTGTTAATTGCTCCAGATATCGTCGCTGCATTAGTCGCAGTGATATTAGCAGTTGTCGGTATAGTCAATCGTGATTTCCCACTATGGCTAATTTTCATTTCATTATTAGTCCGCTCAATCGCACAAACTTTTCAAATGCCCACGATTCAGTCAATCATGCCAACGATGGTGCCCAAAGATCAAATCACAAAGATTAATGGCCAACTTGGAATGGTTCAATCAGCAAACATGATCATTGCACCAGCCCTAGGTGCCTTTTTATATGCAATCGTCCCCATAAGTTATCTAATATTGTTAGATGTATTAGGTGCAATTGTCGGAGTGACAATAATTATGTTCGTCAAAATACCTGAACATCCAATCTTTGATGAAAAAATTAATATCCTGCGTGATGTCAAATTTGGACTGGGCAAACTAAAATCCAATAAGGGTCTATGGCGGATTGCGCTGATGGGAACAGTATTCACACTCCTATTTATGCCGGCAGCCAGTTTGTACCCACTAATGACAATGTCATATTTCCATGGATCTGTTGCTCAAGCTGGAATTATTGAAGCAGTATTCTCAGCCGGAATGCTAGGTGGAGGAGCAATAATCGGCTTCTTTGGGAGCTGGCAAGACAGAATGAAACCAATATTGTGGTCAATCGCAGTCATGGGAGTTGTCTTCATCGCCAGTGGATTTCTACCAGGCAACTTCCGAGGATACGTCTGGTTCGCAATTCTAAACACAGTAGCCGGATTATCAGCTCCATTTTTCAATACATTATTGATGGCAATGATCCAACAAAGTTATCCACCAGAAATATTAGGAAGGGTTCTAGGAATCCTAAATTCCATGATGAGTATCTCAGGACCAGTCGGACTAATTTTCGCCGGACCATTAGCAGATAAAATTGGAGTAAACATGTTATTCGTTATCGGAGGAGTCGGTGCATTATTATGCGGATTGTACGTATTGATTACACCAGTAACACGGAATTACGATATAGAATTACAAGCAAAGTTGAATAAAGAATAA
- a CDS encoding ABC transporter permease gives MKNFLYQTNINFKRIILRNMRFFFFDLLLPIIFYLLYTRVLSSGIPKSAMTTWNADYLVSMIVFSCLLGSIITVSNNLLEDHTSHFDLFVEISPLSKIKYYASLIVVFLTLNLISVITISLVGIFVNHVNLPLRKLLLVTINNLLGSLTLILVGILISFAKTPSTVNLLNSLAVFPVAMLSGLWWPLNMMPNWLQTVGKLLPPYAISNINNSIINSAKIDISNGANILSWFIVLLTVIAIALKLPNHKELASE, from the coding sequence ATGAAAAACTTTTTATACCAAACCAATATTAACTTCAAACGAATCATTCTGAGAAATATGAGATTCTTTTTTTTCGACTTGTTGTTACCTATTATTTTTTACTTGTTATATACACGAGTCTTATCCTCAGGTATCCCAAAATCGGCAATGACAACTTGGAACGCTGACTATTTAGTTAGCATGATAGTTTTCAGCTGCTTATTAGGATCCATAATCACAGTCTCCAATAATTTGCTAGAAGATCACACTAGCCACTTTGATCTATTCGTAGAAATTTCTCCTCTATCAAAAATAAAGTATTACGCATCACTAATCGTAGTATTTTTAACATTGAATTTAATTTCCGTTATAACGATAAGTCTCGTCGGAATATTCGTAAATCATGTAAATCTACCTTTGAGAAAATTATTGTTAGTGACGATCAACAACTTGTTAGGTTCATTAACTTTGATCTTAGTTGGAATCCTAATCTCGTTCGCCAAAACTCCTAGCACCGTTAATTTATTGAATAGCTTGGCCGTATTCCCAGTCGCAATGTTAAGTGGTTTGTGGTGGCCTTTAAATATGATGCCAAATTGGTTACAAACAGTTGGTAAATTGTTACCTCCTTATGCTATTTCAAACATTAACAATTCGATCATAAATTCAGCTAAGATAGATATAAGCAACGGAGCGAATATACTAAGTTGGTTTATTGTATTATTAACAGTAATCGCAATAGCACTAAAATTACCAAATCACAAGGAGTTAGCTAGCGAATGA
- a CDS encoding DUF3923 family protein, giving the protein MKIWWGINIVWIILFVVNAIFVMLRKVDATGAQQTMQVRLFTLGILGIFFIFIVLCQLLALYFIKRSQRKK; this is encoded by the coding sequence ATGAAAATATGGTGGGGAATTAATATTGTTTGGATTATTTTGTTTGTAGTGAATGCGATCTTTGTCATGTTGAGAAAAGTTGACGCAACTGGAGCACAGCAAACAATGCAGGTCAGACTTTTTACCCTTGGTATTTTAGGGATATTCTTTATATTTATCGTTCTTTGCCAATTATTGGCTTTATATTTTATCAAGAGATCGCAGAGGAAAAAGTAG
- a CDS encoding Fic family protein, with the protein MNKYKTLKSQYFESIELPDGEKQVQDFYNHRFSNEVTVKTGLEIKPIKRGERIRDKYEIFYLPIVNISNLKEIINTNSRLIVSLLSKLPEVAKSQIFLNNLIDEIQSTNDIEGVRSTRKELSEVIESVLSKNKKDLRFKGLVEQYNNFRVDEYNKITDVSEFRKIYNTLVSDEVSKDDAPDGEMFRAKGVEIIDGSKPIHSGSPSESAINNDLSKLVAFMNTEEIPALEKCFISHYFYEYVHPFYDGNGRTGRFIACSYLSRKVDYMSAINFSTAIMENKSMYYHAFSEMSDPHNKADATMFIVTMMRILVSGQKSIVEKLNDSINLIGQIRKQIAELNLSKMQSEILYVLFQKRCFGDFLDGLTDQELMKIMNISRYKLNKEFEQMESSDLVQIVSENPKTHKVSDKLINQLFEKN; encoded by the coding sequence TTGAATAAATATAAAACTTTGAAATCTCAGTATTTTGAGTCAATTGAATTACCAGACGGGGAAAAGCAAGTTCAAGACTTTTACAATCACAGATTTAGTAATGAAGTTACTGTAAAAACCGGACTTGAAATAAAACCGATTAAGCGTGGAGAACGGATTAGAGACAAATATGAGATATTCTATCTGCCAATTGTGAATATATCTAATTTGAAGGAAATTATTAATACGAACTCAAGACTGATTGTGTCGTTGCTGTCAAAATTACCAGAAGTGGCGAAGAGTCAAATTTTTCTAAACAACTTAATAGATGAAATACAAAGTACTAATGACATCGAAGGCGTTAGGAGTACACGAAAAGAATTAAGTGAAGTAATTGAATCAGTGTTGTCTAAAAATAAAAAGGATCTAAGATTCAAAGGACTTGTTGAACAATATAATAATTTTAGAGTTGATGAATATAATAAAATCACTGACGTTTCTGAATTTAGAAAAATATACAATACGCTTGTATCGGATGAAGTAAGTAAAGATGATGCCCCAGATGGAGAAATGTTCAGGGCAAAAGGTGTTGAAATCATTGACGGTTCCAAACCAATACATTCTGGAAGTCCTAGTGAGAGTGCAATAAACAATGATCTATCTAAATTAGTAGCTTTCATGAATACTGAAGAAATACCCGCACTAGAAAAATGTTTTATTTCTCATTATTTTTATGAATATGTCCATCCATTTTATGATGGAAACGGCCGGACAGGTAGATTTATTGCTTGTTCTTACCTGTCGAGAAAAGTCGATTATATGTCAGCAATCAATTTCTCAACAGCAATTATGGAGAATAAATCTATGTATTATCATGCATTTTCCGAAATGTCAGATCCACATAATAAAGCTGATGCAACAATGTTTATTGTAACTATGATGAGAATATTAGTCAGTGGGCAAAAATCTATTGTTGAAAAACTAAATGACAGTATCAATCTAATAGGGCAAATAAGAAAACAAATTGCTGAGTTAAATTTAAGTAAAATGCAAAGTGAAATCTTGTATGTTTTATTTCAAAAAAGATGTTTTGGTGATTTTTTGGATGGACTGACAGATCAGGAACTTATGAAAATAATGAATATTTCGAGATATAAGTTAAACAAAGAATTTGAACAAATGGAAAGCTCTGATTTGGTACAAATAGTTAGTGAGAATCCCAAGACTCATAAAGTAAGCGATAAATTAATTAATCAATTGTTTGAGAAAAATTAA
- a CDS encoding DUF3781 domain-containing protein, whose amino-acid sequence MISGIAENICYTDLVYGRVNKKLKLDSSNQEIEKMVIDILNNPHSKVVKTGKNFYVSDSDRRVRLTVNSFNYRLITADRI is encoded by the coding sequence ATGATTTCAGGAATTGCAGAAAATATTTGTTACACAGATTTAGTATACGGACGGGTCAATAAGAAGTTGAAGCTGGACTCGAGTAATCAAGAAATCGAAAAGATGGTTATTGATATTTTGAATAACCCGCATAGTAAAGTAGTTAAGACAGGTAAAAATTTTTACGTGTCGGATTCAGACAGACGTGTGCGTCTTACTGTAAATTCGTTTAATTATCGCTTAATCACTGCTGATAGAATTTAA
- a CDS encoding response regulator transcription factor, producing the protein MTEVYLAEDQEMLNTALSTLLNLKDDIDVIGSATDGMTAFKEIVNLKPEVVILDIEMPQLTGLDVAKEIRALKLPIKIIILTTFAQEDYFERAVKYDVNAYQLKDSPTDQLIDTIHQVLNGKTIFSPELVKTVIRAEKNPLTTREMDVLKEISTGASSKEIASKIYLSEGTVRNYISSILSKTDSKSRIEALNVAKHNKWI; encoded by the coding sequence ATGACTGAAGTCTATTTAGCTGAAGATCAAGAAATGCTCAATACTGCACTCTCAACATTATTAAATTTGAAAGATGATATCGATGTAATAGGTTCAGCAACTGATGGCATGACTGCGTTCAAAGAAATTGTAAATTTGAAACCTGAAGTAGTTATTCTCGATATCGAAATGCCACAACTAACAGGCTTGGACGTAGCCAAAGAAATTCGAGCTTTAAAATTACCAATCAAAATCATAATTCTAACAACTTTTGCCCAAGAAGATTATTTCGAAAGAGCAGTAAAGTACGACGTTAATGCATATCAGCTAAAAGACAGTCCAACTGATCAACTAATTGATACAATCCATCAAGTGCTAAATGGAAAAACTATTTTCTCACCAGAATTGGTTAAAACAGTTATTCGGGCAGAAAAAAATCCATTAACCACAAGGGAAATGGATGTATTGAAGGAAATTAGCACTGGTGCCAGTTCAAAAGAAATCGCCAGCAAAATATATTTGTCTGAAGGAACTGTTAGAAATTATATCTCTTCAATTTTAAGTAAAACCGATAGTAAATCTAGAATTGAAGCCTTGAATGTAGCTAAACATAATAAATGGATTTAG
- a CDS encoding DUF1828 domain-containing protein, with protein sequence MNWINEYTDWINKKCILNKFDGGDEIVTPFTNIIGDRIPIYVTVLSMERIRISDDGETLSNLILSGIRIENNAREKTLNSILKSFNIKKSNQNILELEGSSKDFASMSQKMIQAILRIDDLAMTRKSTINKMFNDKVINYFNEQEFGGLPNYRISGGSGNSYKVSYGLGKTKKHPVRLIQIINNPDFQRISTEIVTHNDVNNSSDFTNQNNTYIIIFNDSNSKISDKSNNVAIANGLKLIPWSNKEAIIDLR encoded by the coding sequence ATGAACTGGATTAACGAATATACAGACTGGATCAATAAAAAGTGTATCCTCAATAAATTTGACGGTGGCGACGAAATTGTGACTCCGTTTACAAATATTATTGGTGACCGTATTCCAATTTACGTAACCGTATTATCCATGGAACGTATAAGGATTAGTGATGATGGAGAGACTTTGAGTAATTTAATATTATCTGGAATACGCATCGAGAATAACGCTCGAGAAAAAACATTAAATTCAATTCTAAAATCTTTTAATATTAAAAAATCTAATCAAAATATTCTTGAGCTTGAAGGTTCTTCCAAAGACTTTGCATCAATGAGCCAAAAGATGATTCAAGCTATTCTTAGGATTGATGACTTAGCAATGACAAGGAAAAGCACCATCAATAAGATGTTCAATGATAAAGTTATTAATTACTTTAATGAACAAGAATTTGGAGGACTTCCAAATTATAGAATATCTGGTGGTAGTGGAAACTCATACAAAGTCTCCTATGGTCTTGGGAAAACAAAAAAGCACCCAGTTCGATTGATTCAAATTATTAATAACCCTGACTTTCAACGAATATCAACTGAAATAGTTACTCATAACGATGTCAATAACAGTTCTGATTTTACAAATCAGAATAATACCTACATAATAATTTTTAACGATTCAAACTCCAAAATTTCCGATAAATCAAACAATGTAGCAATTGCAAATGGTTTGAAATTAATTCCTTGGAGCAACAAAGAGGCTATAATCGATTTGAGATAA
- a CDS encoding S66 family peptidase, whose amino-acid sequence MNIGYFSSSTPITALSPKRFQRAKDFLESKNIHLIPGNLTGKVDFYRSGTITDRADEINQLIHNPDVDIIMSTIGGMNTNSILPYIDYEYLNEHPKTIVGYSDITALLLAIQTQCPNCRVLYGPALVASFGEWPPYADQTWDYLKKVLSSKGEPVTCHAPEFWTDESLNWENFKREKKQYKNKWGFINEPVLEGRIMGGNLDTMYGLLDSKYFPEFTEDDILFIEDAEKDAATVEKNFAMLKNAGILNRVKGIVLGKHALFDNYGTGRKPIDILNEVLNDPDKPIIYDYDSCHTVPMMTTPLGAHAKIDAENMTIGFSDF is encoded by the coding sequence ATGAATATAGGATATTTCTCATCGTCAACGCCAATAACAGCACTGTCACCAAAGAGATTTCAGCGTGCAAAAGATTTTCTTGAAAGCAAAAATATACACCTAATTCCAGGAAACTTAACTGGAAAAGTAGATTTCTACCGTTCAGGAACAATTACTGATCGTGCAGATGAAATTAACCAGTTAATTCATAATCCGGATGTTGATATCATCATGTCTACGATTGGTGGCATGAATACAAACTCGATACTTCCGTATATCGATTATGAATATTTAAATGAGCATCCAAAAACCATTGTCGGTTATTCAGACATAACTGCTTTGCTCCTAGCCATTCAAACGCAGTGTCCAAATTGTCGCGTTCTATATGGGCCCGCATTAGTTGCGTCATTTGGAGAATGGCCACCATATGCTGATCAAACGTGGGATTATTTAAAAAAAGTTTTATCCAGTAAGGGAGAACCAGTCACGTGTCACGCACCAGAATTTTGGACTGATGAGAGTCTCAACTGGGAAAACTTCAAGCGAGAAAAGAAACAATATAAAAATAAATGGGGCTTTATTAATGAACCAGTACTTGAAGGAAGAATCATGGGTGGAAATCTTGACACAATGTACGGATTACTAGACTCGAAATACTTTCCTGAATTTACTGAAGACGACATTTTATTCATCGAAGATGCTGAAAAAGATGCAGCAACCGTTGAGAAAAATTTTGCCATGCTAAAAAATGCCGGGATACTTAATCGAGTAAAAGGGATCGTGTTGGGTAAACACGCGTTGTTTGATAATTATGGTACTGGAAGAAAGCCAATTGATATATTAAATGAAGTCCTGAATGATCCAGATAAACCAATCATTTATGATTATGATAGCTGTCATACAGTTCCTATGATGACAACACCACTAGGAGCGCATGCCAAAATTGATGCTGAGAATATGACCATAGGATTTTCAGACTTCTAA
- a CDS encoding DUF2207 domain-containing protein: protein MKKLLLLATGILLALFTFMQVDIVAKADDHYSIDKYIVNTKVSKSGNANVTQKVTYNFSGTFNGVNNIIDLRGSGGGTDPEVYIQQNGDTRQTFELPDADVSNVEDWLTIKNSGKKETVKVYNQVTDQKVTYIYKYEIFDLVKSYQDTADITWKIIGSHWEVPLNNVRLTVQLPQSKISKLQAWTHGPLAGYTKVDRKNGSVTMSVDQVPKGQFVESRILFPNSVTPTNTNTSRKQIKPTVYKQEKQWIAEANQTRHLHRFASFYAIPLYLVLIVVIAGFIYYKWKTSPAIKISRLKEIHHWFEIPD, encoded by the coding sequence ATGAAAAAATTACTTTTGCTGGCGACGGGGATTTTGCTTGCTCTTTTTACTTTCATGCAAGTCGATATAGTCGCAAAAGCTGATGATCACTATTCTATTGATAAATATATTGTTAACACTAAAGTATCCAAAAGTGGTAACGCTAACGTGACTCAAAAAGTTACGTACAATTTTTCTGGAACATTTAATGGTGTCAACAATATCATTGACCTGCGAGGATCGGGTGGTGGAACTGATCCTGAAGTTTATATCCAGCAAAATGGTGACACCCGCCAAACTTTCGAGTTACCAGATGCGGATGTTTCTAACGTTGAAGACTGGTTGACAATTAAGAATTCAGGCAAAAAAGAAACCGTTAAAGTATACAACCAAGTTACCGATCAGAAAGTTACTTACATATACAAGTATGAAATATTCGATTTAGTAAAGAGCTATCAGGACACAGCTGATATTACCTGGAAAATTATCGGGAGCCATTGGGAAGTGCCACTGAATAACGTCCGTCTGACAGTGCAATTACCACAATCAAAGATTTCTAAATTACAGGCTTGGACTCACGGTCCCTTGGCTGGTTACACGAAGGTTGATCGAAAAAATGGTAGCGTTACGATGTCCGTTGACCAAGTTCCTAAAGGTCAATTTGTGGAAAGCCGTATCCTGTTTCCTAATAGCGTGACTCCGACGAACACTAATACTTCTAGGAAACAAATTAAACCAACCGTGTATAAGCAGGAAAAACAATGGATAGCGGAGGCCAACCAGACACGTCACTTACACCGATTCGCATCTTTTTATGCAATTCCACTTTACTTAGTATTAATCGTTGTAATTGCTGGCTTTATTTATTATAAATGGAAGACGAGTCCAGCAATTAAAATCAGTCGTCTCAAAGAAATTCACCACTGGTTCGAGATTCCTGATTAA